One genomic window of Arachis stenosperma cultivar V10309 chromosome 10, arast.V10309.gnm1.PFL2, whole genome shotgun sequence includes the following:
- the LOC130957672 gene encoding uncharacterized protein LOC130957672: MGATPFHRSILEVRLPRHFDKPIDMRYDGTQDPQEHLTAFEAQMNLEGVGDEVRCRAFLVTLAGPAIRWFNSLPQGSVAAFSDISRAFLAQFTTRITKAKHSINLLGVTQHAGETTKKYIDRFNDECLEIKGLTDSVASLCLTNGLLNEDFRKHLTTKPVWTIHEIQTVAKEYINNEEVSRVVAANKRQPSYNQPRHHGNGERQKEQVRDGGPSKAPRPSPGIEKFTNYTPLTLPIIEVYQQIAENGILTKPRPLKDRTGGNNSLYCDYHKGYGHQTQDCFDLKDALEQEIRDGKLAEFSHLIREPRRRHRDHNEDGKTRSTKWRQGPEDNDHGLTIINVVIAKNTAPKSRSAHKKDAKILAISSSLARSSKRSPTISFGPEDHWFDEVPENPPMVITARVGIGLVKRILVDTGADSNIMFRNVFDVLGLRDADLMTHQHGVIGLDDHFIKPDMIIFLPTSVGQGQGQRSIMAEFVVLRDSTAYNIILGRKMINDVEAVINTKLLVMKFVADDGSVGSIREDLETAVACDNASLSLRKKSKNHLECFLRT; this comes from the coding sequence ATGGGCGCCACCCCATTCCACCGTTCCATCCTCGAGGTCCGGTTGCCGAGACACTTCGACAAACCAATAGACATGAGGTATGACGGGACACAGGACCCGCAGGAGCACCTAACGGCTTTCGAGGCCCAAATGAACCTCGAAGGAGTGGGAGACGAGGTGAGGTGCCGCGCTTTCCTGGTCACCCTGGCAGGCCCGGCGATACGGTGGTTCAATAGCCTCCCGCAGGGTTCTGTAGCCGCCTTCTCGGACATCAGCCGCGCCTTCTTGGCGCAATTCACTACTAGAATCACGAAGGCAAAGCACTCAATCAATCTTCTCGGCGTGACCCAACATGCCGGGGAGACGACCAAGAAGTATATagatcggttcaacgacgaatgcctGGAAATCAAAGGACTAACCGACTCTGTGGCCAGCCTTTGTCTGACGAATGGCCTTCTTAATGAGGATTTTCGAAAGCACCTCACCACCAAACCGGTCTGGACGATACATGAGATCCAGACCGTAGCCAAGGAATACATAAATAATgaggaagtcagccgagtcgtggctgccaaCAAACGGCAGCCCTCCTACAATCAACCCAGGCACCATGGTAACGGAGAAAGGCAGAAGGAACAGGTCAGAGACGGGGGGCCGAGCAAGGCACCCAGACCGTCTCCCGGGATAGAAAAATTCACCAACTACACCCCACTCACTCTCCCCATCATAGAAGTTTACCAGCAAATCGCCGAAAATGGAATATTGACGAAGCCCCGACCTCTGAAAGACCGTACAGGGGGGAATAACAGCCTCTACTGTGATTATCACAAAGGCTACGGGCACCAAACGCAGGACTGTTTCGACCTGAAAGATGCGCTAGAACAAGAAATCAGGGATGGTAAACTGGCTGAATTCTCCCACCTTATCAGGGAGCCGAGGAGACGACATCGCGACCACAATGAAGACGGCAAGACCCGATCAACGAAATGGCGACAAGGACCAGAAGACAACGATCACGGCCTCACCATAATAAACGTGGTGATCGCCAAGAACACAGCGCCAAAGTCGAGGTCTGCGCACAAGAAAGACGCCAAAATCCTGGCAATTTCCTCCTCGCTGGCACGAAGCTCCAAGAGGTCCCCAACTATTTCCTTTGGGCCAGAGGATCATTGGTTCGACGAGGTCCCTGAGAACCCACCCATGGTCATTACGGCTAGGGTGGGAATCGGCCTCGTCAAACGAATCCTTGTGGACACGGGGGCAGACTCGAACATTATGTTCCGCAACGTGTTCGATGTGCTAGGATTACGGGACGCCGACCTCATGACTCACCAACACGGTGTCATAGGGTTGGATGACCACTTCATTAAGCCGGACATGATAATATTTCTCCCGACCTCCGTGGGACAAGGACAAGGGCAGAGGTCAATTATGGCCGAGTTCGTGGTTCTACGGGACTCCACTgcctacaacatcatcttgGGGAGGAAAATGATCAACGATGTTGAGGCGGTAATCAACACGAAGCTGTTGGTTATGAAGTTCGTGGCTGATGACGGATCTGTAGGATCCATAAGAGAAGATCTGGAAACGGCAGTCGCTTGcgacaacgccagcctctccTTGAGAAAGAAGTCTAAAAATCATCTGGAGTGTTTTTTGCGGACTTAG
- the LOC130957673 gene encoding uncharacterized protein LOC130957673 yields MANNNPFIVVLVYSNYRMRNGDSGVTFECQDPHTQCVETLSDLKSLILIKLGSTQAREIGRVGYRLLAPMGNGVFRFQLFRLHGDEHVRLMFDIHGRIMCERVMELSAEVGHGGSGSSVHETYVQDDRPLAPPPIHVAIPEHEGEEGEEESDEDYVADSVDSESSDGGDEDEFVPETPAGAMRCHVLPPPHPIPALSAVPSYYHSLDLDAMHERTLVSDSCEVDYNLDGGVEFWVGHRYRNREEVLQGVKNYNIHRSAEHRVIESPRLKYHVQCRQADSGCQWSLFVALRQNLRY; encoded by the coding sequence ATGGCCAATAACAATCCATTCATAGTTGTGCTTGTTTATTCCAATTATCGTATGAGAAATGGCGACAGCGGGGTGACATTTGAGTGTCAGGATCCTCACACTCAGTGTGTGGAGACGTTGTCGGATTtgaagagtttgatattgaTCAAGCTCGGTAGTACACAAGCGAGGGAGATAGGTAGGGTGGGGTATAGGTTGCTAGCACCCATGGGAAATGGAGTCTTCCGGTTTCAACTATTCCGACTTCACGGGGACGAGCATGTGCGACTGATGTTCGACATTCATGGGAGGATCATGTGTGAACGGGTAATGGAGCTGTCCGCCGAGGTGGGTCACGGTGGTAGTGGGAGTTCCGTACACGAAACCTATGTGCAGGACGACCGACCTCTCGCACCACCGCCCATTCATGTCGCGATTCCGGAGCATGAGGGAGAGGAGGGTGAGGAGGAGTCAGATGAGGATTACGTGGCGGACAGTGTGGACAGTGAGTCTTCTGATGGTGGTGACGAGGATGAGTTTGTGCCGGAGACACCTGCCGGGGCTATGCGGTGCCATGTGCTGCCTCCACCTCACCCGATTCCGGCGCTATCGGCTGTGCCAAGTTACTATCACAGTCTAGATCTGGACGCCATGCATGAGAGGACCCTGGTTTCTGACAGTTGTGAAGTGGATTACAACCTAGACGGCGGTGTAGAGTTTTGGGTCGGACACAGGTACAGAAACCGAGAGGAAGTGCTTCAAGGTGTGAAGAACTATAATATTCATAGGAGTGCTGAGCACCGGGTGATCGAGTCCCCCCGGTTAAAGTACCATGTGCAGTGCCGTCAAGCCGACAGTGGGTGTCAATGGAGCCTCTTTGTAGCCCTTCGTCAGAATCTCAGATACTAG